One Mycolicibacterium fallax genomic window, CCGGCCGCGCTGGCCCGCAGCACCAGGCCGTCGCCGATCAGCCGGCCGATCGGGTGCCGCGGGCTGCGGGTGACCGTCGCCGAGGCGAAATAGTGGTTGATCCCGGGCAGCAGGGGGATCTCCGCGGCGATCGCCCGGGCCAGATCGTCGGGGTCGCGGCCGCCCCAGTCGGTGTCCACCAGCGAACCGGCCCGCAGGTCCCGGATGCCGCCGCTGCGCCGGCGCAGCAGCCGGGCGAAGGCCTCGGTCTCGGGCAGCTTGGCCAGCAGCGCGGCGCCGTGGTGGGCGGCGTTCTCCAGCGGGGCGCCGGTGTGCGGGGTGCCCAGGCTGATGGTTGCGCCGACCAGCCGCGGCCAGTCGAACCCGGCCTCGGTGGCGTGGTGCGCGGCGCTGCGCATGACCAGGCCGCCCATCGAATGCCCGATCAGGCTGATGTCGGTCACCGGGACCGGCCAGATGCGCACCAGATCGTTGATCAGCGTGGCCAGCGTGCGGCCGTTGTGCGAGATCCGCCGGCCGGTGTTGTAGCGCAGGTAGACCGGGGTGATGTGGTGCGCCTCGGCCAGATGTTCGCCGTAGCTGTGGTCGGTGCGGTACCACCAGACGTGCTCGGTCTCCACCAGGCCGTGCGCGAAGATCGCGATCCGGCCGGTGGCATCGGGGAACGCCTCGGCGACCTGGGTGCGGCTCAGGTGCACGACGACGCCGTCCTCGCGCACCGTCATGCCCTCGGTGTCGGTCTCGGCCAGCGGCGAGCGGTCGTCGGCCAACTCGTCGCCGATCAGCCCGTTGAGCGCGCCGATCAGCCCGGCCCCGAACACCGTCTCCGACGGGGCGTACTCCATCGGCAGGTCGGCGACCCGGCCGCCGACCCAACCCGCGGCCCGGGTCGAGCCGGTGACGGTCTTGTAGACACCGTCGGTGATGGCGTCGTGCAGGAACTTGACCGGCGCCACCGCCGGCCCCAGGCCCAGCCGGACCATCGAGAAGACCCGGTCGGAGATCGCCCGGTGGGTGGTGTGGATGCCGGCCGAGGCCTTCGACACCTCGGTGAGCCCGAGCTGCGACAGCGCCCGGATCTCCCGGCGGCGTTCCTCGCGGCGGGTCAGCTCGTCGGATGCCGGGGGCTGGGGGAGGTCGTCGGGACCGCTCATGCGTGCCAGTGTACGAGTGTTCACTGAAATCGGAAATGAGATTGCCGTCTCACCGCGCGGGGGCTGCGGGAGCACCCGTCGTACAATGAAAAAACCCGCTGCGAACAGCGGGTTTGACTACTGGTGCGCGATACTGGGATTGAACCAGTGACCTCTTCCGTGTCAGGGAAGCGCTCTCCCGCTGAGCTAATCGCGCCGGGTTGAATCTTTGAGGTGGAGACGGGAATCGAACCCGTGTGCACGGCTTTGCAGGCCGTTGCCTCACCACTCGGCCACTCCACCGCTGGGGTTGATGCATGTCGCACCCTCGAGCGGATGACGGGATTCGAACCCGCGACCCTCACCTTGGCAAGGTGATGCGCTACCAACTGCGCTACATCCGCGTGCTACGGGCGAGATCGTCGTCCGTCGCGCAGCACGACAGTAGTCGAACGACGGGCGTGGGCACAAATCCCTTGCTCACGAGGGGTTTCCGCCGTCGTCAGTTTCCGTGCACGGGTCAGAAGAAGCGGTACTGCTGACGTGACAGTTCGAAGCCGTGCCCGTCGGCGTTGGTGCACCGCATCCCGGATTCCCGGCTCAGGCAGGTGATGCCGTCGACCGTCAGCGACGTTCCGTAGTCCAGTGGGTTCTCTGTGGTCAGCGCGGTGTCGCCGGCGCACACCACCTCGGGTTGACCGTGGGTGCCCACCGTCAGGCCCTGGCCATAGGAGGTCATGGTGCTGCAGCCGGCCGGCCGCGGCGGCGGGTTCCAGTCCCGGTCCCGGATGTCGCAGCGCGCACTGCCGCCGGCGATGTAGCAGCCGATGTTGCCGCTGGGCGTGCTGAACGCCTGGAAGGCAGCTCCGGCCGACGTCGGCGCGACCAGCGTGCCCAGGGTCAGCAGCGTCGCCGCGCCGGCGGCGAGAGCAAAAGTTTTCACCTGCCAACGATAAGTCCGGGTGGACGCGGGTCGGACCGGA contains:
- a CDS encoding DUF6636 domain-containing protein is translated as MKTFALAAGAATLLTLGTLVAPTSAGAAFQAFSTPSGNIGCYIAGGSARCDIRDRDWNPPPRPAGCSTMTSYGQGLTVGTHGQPEVVCAGDTALTTENPLDYGTSLTVDGITCLSRESGMRCTNADGHGFELSRQQYRFF
- a CDS encoding esterase/lipase family protein, producing the protein MSGPDDLPQPPASDELTRREERRREIRALSQLGLTEVSKASAGIHTTHRAISDRVFSMVRLGLGPAVAPVKFLHDAITDGVYKTVTGSTRAAGWVGGRVADLPMEYAPSETVFGAGLIGALNGLIGDELADDRSPLAETDTEGMTVREDGVVVHLSRTQVAEAFPDATGRIAIFAHGLVETEHVWWYRTDHSYGEHLAEAHHITPVYLRYNTGRRISHNGRTLATLINDLVRIWPVPVTDISLIGHSMGGLVMRSAAHHATEAGFDWPRLVGATISLGTPHTGAPLENAAHHGAALLAKLPETEAFARLLRRRSGGIRDLRAGSLVDTDWGGRDPDDLARAIAAEIPLLPGINHYFASATVTRSPRHPIGRLIGDGLVLRASAAGAQRARRIGFDPGNGVHIGRAHHFSLLSHPEIAGALVLWLGPNAPTVFVVDSAGNVEVPAGFTAGYQPPKPEPGTGSTAG